One segment of Natranaeroarchaeum aerophilus DNA contains the following:
- a CDS encoding HIT family protein, which translates to MSEDCIFCSIVDGDIPSRTVYEDDETLAFLDANPLAPGHTLVIPKAHHERLNDLPEDLGTEVFDTLHYLVPAVEDAVGADASNVAFNNGAEAGQEVPHVHGHIIPRFEGDGGAPVHAIAGQRPDLSEDDLDDIVADIKARA; encoded by the coding sequence ATGAGCGAGGACTGCATCTTCTGTTCGATCGTCGATGGCGACATCCCCAGCCGCACCGTGTACGAGGACGACGAGACGCTGGCGTTTCTCGACGCCAACCCGCTCGCGCCCGGCCACACGCTCGTGATCCCGAAAGCCCACCACGAGCGGCTGAACGACCTCCCGGAGGACCTGGGAACCGAAGTGTTCGACACGCTTCACTACCTCGTTCCGGCCGTCGAGGACGCCGTCGGGGCCGACGCCTCCAACGTCGCCTTCAACAACGGCGCGGAAGCCGGCCAGGAAGTCCCCCACGTTCACGGCCACATCATTCCCCGCTTCGAGGGCGACGGCGGCGCGCCGGTCCACGCCATCGCGGGCCAGCGCCCCGACCTCTCGGAGGACGATCTCGACGACATCGTCGCAGATATCAAAGCCCGGGCCTGA